One region of Miscanthus floridulus cultivar M001 chromosome 19, ASM1932011v1, whole genome shotgun sequence genomic DNA includes:
- the LOC136529707 gene encoding uncharacterized protein: MKQPSTTTTTTTTTTEIWQWQCSTCRAHWKMLRQVTTTCCPHRHGGRCCQGQGTPPPPSPSAGNPAPHCHHHHHHQKEGASSRALAAGTEGSNARPGRHTTITTLNPAPPVVVAELCWVPDPYLMVQQLREFESLNDELVALRVQLQEYAEEVRKSSKDDINARTGMNMNWLLVLPANVRDVVILARDVIESFIAISTSAPPAN; encoded by the coding sequence ATGAAGCAgcccagcaccaccaccaccaccaccaccaccacgacggaGATATGGCAGTGGCAGTGTAGCACGTGCCGAGCTCATTGGAAGATGCTGCGCCAGGTGACGACCACCTGCTGCCCACACAGACACGGCGGCCGCTGCTGTCAGGGTCAGGGTACTCCGCCTCCGCCGTCTCCGTCTGCAGGAAACCCTGCTCCTCActgccaccaccatcaccatcaccagaAGGAGGGTGCCAGCAGCCGGGCTTTGGCGGCGGGTACCGAGGGTTCCAACGCTAGGCCTGGGCGTCACACCACCATCACTACTCTGAATCCTGCCCCTCCCGTCGTCGTCGCGGAGCTCTGCTGGGTCCCGGACCCTTACCTGATGGTGCAGCAGCTCCGGGAGTTCGAGTCCCTGAACGACGAGCTGGTGGCGCTCAGGGTGCAGCTGCAGGAGTACGCGGAGGAGGTCCGCAAGAGCAGCAAGGACGACATCAACGCCAGGACCGGGATGAACATGAACTGGCTCCTCGTGCTCCCGGCCAACGTCAGGGACGTCGTCATCTTGGCCAGGGACGTCATCGAGTCTTTCATTGCCATCTCCACTAGCGCACCACCAGCGAATTAA